The Saccharothrix variisporea genome has a segment encoding these proteins:
- a CDS encoding GNAT family N-acetyltransferase, translating to MAVLDWARSSGYERLWATVREWNIASRRVLAKLGFTETGREEGHPVHGTTLFTTRRL from the coding sequence TTGGCGGTTCTGGACTGGGCGAGATCGTCCGGATACGAACGTCTGTGGGCCACGGTCCGGGAGTGGAACATCGCTTCTCGCCGTGTGCTGGCCAAGCTCGGGTTCACCGAGACCGGGCGAGAGGAAGGGCACCCGGTCCACGGGACCACCCTGTTCACCACGAGACGGCTCTGA
- a CDS encoding IclR family transcriptional regulator domain-containing protein, giving the protein MGGSFADAAEKAVLRVRVAAPVRGPNGDVVAAVSVVVPIETRTDTVLPAVRAGGRAISRALGRRAP; this is encoded by the coding sequence GTGGGTGGGTCGTTCGCGGATGCGGCGGAGAAGGCTGTGCTGCGGGTGCGGGTGGCCGCCCCGGTGCGCGGCCCGAACGGCGACGTGGTGGCCGCCGTCTCCGTGGTGGTGCCGATCGAGACCCGCACCGACACCGTGCTGCCCGCCGTGCGGGCCGGTGGCCGGGCTATTTCACGCGCGCTGGGCCGGCGCGCGCCGTAG
- a CDS encoding Dyp-type peroxidase has protein sequence MAITRRALLAAAGAASAAACTTPPVGPPRLSRPVVHQRGIVEPERRHTVLAAFDVVGDLEQVLHSLRGLAPAGDVVLSVGASLFDARPGLARPSLLTTMPAFPGDVLDPTDCGGDVLAQLSSDDPSALPSAFDVPGARLRWTVEGQHTGRNAFGFREGTGNPDAWNPDLMDQLVWVQPGDPEPEWCVGGTYLAVRLIRLAMPTWDSKSTADQELVFGRHKESGAPLGSTGEQDALDYVNDPEGTRIPLNAHIRRANPRTPESQAHRILRRGYTYRRPADAAGEHIGHIFTCYQRDLERGFATTQRRLAGEALAAYLLPFGGGYYFVLPGDNTAPGER, from the coding sequence GTGGCGATCACCAGGCGGGCGTTGCTCGCGGCGGCGGGTGCGGCGTCGGCAGCGGCCTGCACCACGCCGCCGGTGGGTCCACCGCGGCTTTCGAGGCCGGTCGTCCACCAGCGCGGCATCGTCGAACCCGAGCGGCGGCACACGGTTCTGGCCGCGTTCGACGTGGTCGGCGACCTCGAACAGGTGCTCCATTCCCTGCGTGGCTTGGCTCCGGCGGGCGATGTGGTGCTGTCGGTCGGGGCGTCGCTGTTCGACGCACGTCCCGGGCTCGCCAGGCCGTCACTGCTCACCACCATGCCCGCGTTCCCGGGTGACGTACTCGACCCGACCGACTGCGGTGGCGATGTGCTTGCCCAATTGTCGTCCGATGACCCCTCGGCGCTTCCCAGCGCCTTCGACGTGCCGGGAGCGCGTTTGCGCTGGACCGTCGAAGGGCAGCACACCGGCCGCAACGCGTTCGGGTTCCGAGAGGGCACCGGCAATCCCGACGCCTGGAACCCCGACTTGATGGACCAACTCGTCTGGGTTCAACCGGGCGACCCGGAGCCGGAGTGGTGTGTCGGGGGCACCTACTTGGCCGTGCGGCTCATCAGGCTCGCCATGCCGACATGGGATTCGAAGTCCACCGCGGACCAAGAGCTTGTTTTCGGGCGTCACAAGGAGAGCGGCGCTCCGCTGGGGAGCACCGGCGAACAGGACGCGCTCGACTACGTGAACGACCCTGAGGGAACTCGGATCCCCTTGAACGCACACATCCGCCGCGCGAACCCCCGCACCCCGGAAAGCCAGGCGCACCGCATCCTCCGCCGCGGCTACACGTACCGCCGGCCCGCCGACGCCGCCGGAGAACACATCGGCCACATCTTCACCTGCTACCAGCGGGACCTCGAACGCGGCTTCGCCACAACCCAACGCCGCCTCGCGGGGGAGGCACTGGCCGCTTACCTGCTGCCGTTCGGCGGTGGGTATTACTTCGTCCTTCCGGGCGACAACACTGCGCCTGGAGAGAGGTGA
- a CDS encoding S8 family peptidase yields the protein MAVVALVGALPTAAEAQEGDITVSAGAEVVAGQYIVTLARGQLSASASELGARYGGTVRRTFSRALHGFVVTLPEKQARRMAADPRVARVEADAVVRGLGSRTTSLWNLDRSDQRTAILDGAYQYADEAGRGVTAYVLDTGIRMSHSDFGGRARFGFDAIGDGLNGEDCNTDGHGTHVAGTIGGATHGLADKVNLVSVRVLSCDNLGTISQIVAGVEWVTANAAKPAVVNMSLGAAGRSPTEEDAITASIATGLTYVIAAGNDAVDACTFSPAAVPNAITVAAANSIDERATNWGNGAGSNFGPCVDIFAPGQDIKSTHNATDSATRILRGTSMAAPHVAGAAALVLSRFPDATPAEVTAVLVNRATPGVLRADNLGSGSPNKLLYTGGAFEAPLRDFSVGVGSSTATVGAGQSVTVAVSTTNLIPQGQTIRLSATGAPAGATLSVNPAEVAAGQSATLTMSVAPGVNIPAGFTATVTGTGRYGLTRTASVAVTVPFTQVCSVSNTTTLPVPDLGTVSSTVEVTACPRKVASDATARVRAQHPYRGDLSLVLRAPDGTEQVLREADGDDAAADLDQVFPLRMSTVDANGVWTLVVRDNFGFDQGAVTGWDLVLAA from the coding sequence GTGGCAGTGGTGGCGCTGGTCGGCGCACTGCCCACAGCGGCCGAGGCCCAGGAGGGTGACATCACGGTTTCGGCGGGCGCCGAGGTCGTGGCAGGCCAGTACATCGTCACCCTCGCGCGCGGACAGCTCTCGGCGTCCGCGTCCGAACTGGGCGCGCGATACGGAGGCACAGTCAGGAGAACCTTCTCCAGAGCCCTCCACGGGTTCGTCGTCACGCTCCCGGAGAAGCAAGCGCGGAGGATGGCCGCCGACCCGAGGGTGGCCCGAGTCGAGGCCGATGCGGTGGTACGAGGGCTGGGCAGCCGCACCACCTCGCTGTGGAACCTCGACCGCTCCGACCAGCGCACCGCCATCCTGGACGGGGCGTACCAGTACGCGGACGAGGCCGGACGAGGCGTCACCGCTTATGTGTTGGACACCGGCATCCGCATGTCGCACAGCGATTTCGGTGGTCGGGCGCGCTTCGGTTTCGACGCCATCGGCGACGGCCTCAACGGTGAGGACTGCAACACCGACGGGCACGGCACCCACGTGGCGGGCACGATCGGCGGAGCGACCCACGGCCTGGCCGACAAGGTCAACCTCGTGTCAGTGCGTGTCCTCAGCTGTGACAACCTCGGCACCATCAGCCAGATCGTCGCCGGTGTCGAATGGGTGACGGCGAACGCCGCCAAACCCGCCGTGGTCAACATGAGCCTCGGCGCGGCGGGCCGTTCTCCGACGGAGGAGGATGCGATCACGGCCTCGATCGCGACAGGGCTGACCTATGTGATCGCCGCCGGCAACGACGCGGTGGACGCGTGCACCTTCAGCCCCGCAGCAGTGCCGAACGCGATCACCGTGGCAGCGGCGAACTCGATCGACGAGCGCGCCACGAACTGGGGCAACGGGGCAGGGTCGAACTTCGGCCCCTGCGTGGACATCTTCGCGCCCGGCCAGGACATCAAGTCGACGCACAACGCGACCGACAGCGCCACCCGCATCCTCCGGGGAACCTCGATGGCGGCACCGCACGTCGCCGGTGCCGCGGCGCTGGTGCTGTCGAGGTTTCCCGACGCGACCCCGGCGGAGGTGACGGCGGTCCTGGTCAACAGGGCAACCCCGGGTGTGCTGCGTGCCGACAACCTGGGTTCGGGTTCTCCGAACAAGCTGCTCTACACGGGTGGAGCGTTCGAAGCGCCACTGCGCGACTTCAGCGTCGGGGTGGGCAGCTCGACCGCGACGGTCGGTGCCGGCCAGAGCGTCACCGTGGCGGTGTCGACGACCAACCTGATCCCGCAGGGCCAGACGATCAGGCTCTCCGCGACGGGCGCGCCCGCCGGCGCGACGCTGTCCGTGAACCCGGCGGAGGTGGCGGCGGGCCAGAGCGCGACTCTGACCATGTCCGTCGCTCCGGGGGTCAACATTCCCGCGGGATTCACGGCCACGGTTACGGGTACCGGTCGCTACGGGCTCACGCGCACCGCATCGGTCGCAGTGACGGTTCCGTTCACCCAGGTGTGTTCGGTGTCGAACACGACCACTCTTCCGGTTCCGGACTTGGGAACGGTGTCCAGCACCGTGGAGGTGACCGCCTGTCCGCGCAAGGTCGCCTCCGACGCGACCGCTCGGGTGAGAGCCCAGCACCCCTACCGGGGGGACCTCTCGCTCGTGCTGCGGGCACCCGACGGCACCGAGCAGGTCCTGCGCGAGGCGGACGGTGACGATGCGGCGGCCGACCTCGACCAGGTGTTCCCCCTTCGCATGTCGACGGTGGACGCCAATGGCGTGTGGACGTTGGTGGTGCGGGACAACTTCGGGTTCGACCAGGGTGCGGTGACCGGGTGGGACCTGGTCTTGGCAGCCTGA
- a CDS encoding tetratricopeptide repeat protein has translation MGKRGPAPKPTSLRVLHGDRPDRINTREPVPPDAEVEPPDWLFDSARAIRDRLAPRLVARKVLTVWDADAFAILCQAVARYRAATTLLNSSALLVQGSGGLVKNPTTTLGTANDLALRLHATGDHRAARDLDEDTLARYRRVLGEDHPDTLRTGRNLVSVLRDLDQHDQADALQTWIDNTAKSRRSWTNRRPASTTGPSCSRHHELPVMPLADRLPARQAQADERVVEHLPTGSTVGRPTHRELGGDPVTDTAADKPTITDLLAVDLSGAVSALAAWSPWIPFDLLPAAAPRSPGVYLAATTAGLVYIGMAGDRRGAGLRGRMTAYCTGKAAVSGLGRAVLDRALNDAAFLARRLDALTAGHRLDAKSWAALAMREAGLWLCWTTTPDRATAVDLEHRVLTATREQHLWNLRRH, from the coding sequence GTGGGCAAGCGTGGACCCGCACCCAAGCCCACGTCGCTGCGCGTGCTGCACGGTGACCGCCCCGACCGGATCAACACCCGCGAGCCGGTCCCACCCGATGCCGAGGTCGAACCGCCGGACTGGCTGTTCGACTCGGCCCGCGCGATCCGGGACCGGCTCGCACCCCGACTGGTCGCCCGCAAGGTGCTGACCGTCTGGGACGCCGACGCCTTCGCCATCCTGTGCCAGGCGGTGGCCCGCTACCGCGCGGCCACCACCCTGCTCAACAGCTCGGCCCTGCTCGTGCAGGGATCGGGCGGGCTGGTGAAGAACCCAACCACCACCCTCGGCACCGCCAACGACCTCGCCCTCCGACTACACGCCACAGGCGACCACCGGGCCGCGCGCGATCTCGACGAGGACACCCTGGCGCGCTACCGCCGCGTGCTGGGCGAGGACCACCCCGACACCCTGCGGACGGGGCGCAATCTCGTCTCGGTTCTCCGCGACCTTGATCAGCACGACCAAGCCGACGCACTACAAACATGGATCGACAACACCGCCAAATCACGACGATCATGGACCAATCGCAGACCGGCAAGCACCACAGGACCATCTTGTTCGCGTCATCACGAACTTCCGGTCATGCCGCTGGCCGACCGGCTGCCGGCCAGGCAGGCGCAGGCCGACGAGAGGGTCGTCGAGCACCTGCCCACAGGGTCTACGGTCGGGCGACCCACTCACCGAGAGCTCGGAGGCGATCCTGTGACTGACACGGCCGCAGACAAACCGACCATCACCGATCTCCTCGCGGTGGATCTGTCCGGGGCCGTGTCCGCGCTTGCCGCCTGGTCGCCTTGGATCCCGTTCGACCTGTTGCCCGCGGCGGCGCCTCGCTCGCCCGGGGTGTACCTGGCCGCCACCACAGCGGGACTGGTCTACATCGGCATGGCCGGAGATCGCCGCGGCGCGGGCTTGCGCGGCAGGATGACCGCCTACTGCACCGGCAAAGCGGCCGTCTCCGGACTGGGACGAGCCGTCCTGGACCGCGCCTTGAACGACGCCGCCTTCCTTGCCAGGCGGCTGGACGCCCTGACCGCCGGGCACCGGCTGGACGCCAAAAGCTGGGCCGCTCTGGCCATGCGCGAAGCCGGCTTGTGGCTGTGCTGGACCACCACCCCCGACCGCGCCACCGCGGTCGACCTGGAGCACCGCGTCCTCACCGCCACGCGCGAGCAGCACCTGTGGAACCTCCGCCGCCACTGA
- a CDS encoding RHS repeat-associated core domain-containing protein, which yields MEEVRLNGPITQITSPSGRWVKFAYDTANPPKVTGIEDNLGRRVGYEYDTGSRLAKVTNTEGGTTLYGWAGNKLKTITDPRGTVYLTNEYDAAGRVAKQTAADGGITEFAYTESGGAITETRMTDPRRFVHRYTFNAKGSVLTETKAFGTPIAATTTTEYDSSGARRTASTDPLGRRTAYEYNDLGQVSKITQLDGTPDAKARRFEYNGPHGELTKSTDEYGKDTVYELDARGAVKSVTDASGRKTSYGVDGAGLITSVTDPDNKTSTVEYAGADPVRSKDELGRTSTSGFDAVGRKVVTSDARGAVTETRYSGADHVLSVVDPLGHTVSYEYDANGNRTKVVDGRGGATVFTYDVMDRVRTVTDPLGAADLTEYDRNGNLVKYTSRRGVVTESDYDELDRRTETRYGAEGTTKYGYDAADRLVRTEDTAAGVSTLDYDGLDRVKKESGPHGSVGYTYSATERDRTATVAGHSPIRHVYSATGELSEIQHGGTVVDGVSRDLVGRPSTVGLAGGVHQTYTYDATGSVKTITYRNGSTVLGSLNYDYDRSGNPSRTDGSFSRSVLPEAFGPATYDAANRLRTAGSATAGYDADGNLLFDGTTSYTWNSRGQLAGLSAPGKSASFTYAADGRRIGRTIDGTTTNYLYDGDNPLQEKVDGTTSATVTSAGTDAFTIRESGGGTRRHLVDALGSTVALVDGTGVGAAYSYEPFGRTYKSGDDVGNSFEFTNRENDGTGLHFHRARYYSPALQRFISEDPIGFDGGINLHAYVGNKPTELTDPAGEDAKQIHYRGRYNIDLWEKNKPKLPKNWDAHHRIPQEYRNHPEFKDFDFDAPSNILGVPGSRVPGPVTNVHQHITNAWRDFRVQNPNATRAEIEAFAERVDAQFEGFWWYR from the coding sequence GTGGAGGAGGTCCGCCTCAACGGACCGATCACGCAAATCACCTCGCCCAGCGGCCGGTGGGTGAAGTTCGCCTACGACACGGCCAACCCGCCCAAGGTCACCGGGATCGAGGACAACCTCGGACGACGTGTCGGCTACGAGTACGACACGGGCAGCCGCCTGGCCAAGGTGACGAACACGGAAGGCGGTACCACCCTCTACGGCTGGGCGGGCAACAAGCTCAAGACGATCACCGACCCGCGCGGGACGGTGTACCTGACCAACGAGTACGACGCCGCGGGTCGGGTCGCGAAGCAGACCGCAGCCGATGGCGGCATCACCGAGTTCGCCTACACCGAGTCGGGCGGCGCGATCACCGAGACGCGGATGACCGACCCGCGTCGCTTCGTGCACCGATACACGTTCAACGCCAAGGGGTCGGTCCTCACCGAGACCAAGGCGTTCGGCACGCCGATCGCCGCGACCACCACGACCGAGTACGACTCGTCAGGGGCACGTCGGACCGCGTCGACCGACCCCCTCGGACGACGGACCGCATACGAGTACAACGATCTCGGGCAGGTTTCGAAGATCACGCAGCTCGACGGGACGCCCGACGCGAAGGCACGCCGGTTCGAGTACAACGGCCCGCACGGTGAACTGACCAAGTCGACCGACGAATACGGCAAAGACACCGTCTACGAGCTCGACGCGCGGGGCGCGGTCAAGTCCGTCACCGACGCCTCGGGGCGCAAGACGAGCTACGGGGTCGACGGAGCCGGCCTGATCACCAGCGTCACCGATCCGGACAACAAGACCAGCACCGTGGAGTACGCGGGGGCAGACCCCGTGCGGTCCAAGGACGAGTTGGGCCGGACGTCCACGTCGGGCTTCGACGCCGTGGGGCGCAAGGTGGTGACCTCGGACGCCCGAGGAGCGGTGACCGAGACGCGCTACTCGGGTGCCGACCACGTGCTGTCGGTCGTCGACCCGCTCGGACACACGGTGTCGTACGAGTACGACGCGAACGGCAACCGCACGAAGGTCGTCGACGGGCGTGGCGGTGCCACGGTGTTCACCTACGACGTGATGGACCGCGTCCGGACCGTCACGGATCCCTTGGGCGCCGCGGACCTCACCGAGTACGACCGCAACGGCAACCTGGTGAAGTACACCAGCAGACGCGGTGTGGTGACCGAGTCCGACTACGACGAGCTCGACCGCAGGACCGAGACCCGGTACGGCGCCGAGGGGACCACGAAGTACGGGTACGACGCCGCCGACCGTCTCGTCCGTACCGAGGACACCGCCGCCGGCGTCTCGACGCTGGACTACGACGGGCTCGACCGCGTCAAGAAGGAGAGCGGACCCCACGGCTCGGTCGGCTACACGTACAGCGCCACCGAGCGGGACAGGACCGCCACTGTCGCCGGCCACAGCCCGATCCGGCACGTCTACTCCGCGACCGGTGAACTCAGCGAGATCCAGCACGGCGGCACGGTGGTCGACGGCGTGAGTCGGGACCTGGTCGGGCGACCGTCCACGGTGGGTCTCGCCGGCGGCGTCCACCAGACCTACACCTACGACGCCACCGGCTCGGTCAAGACGATCACCTACCGCAACGGGTCGACCGTCCTGGGCTCGCTGAACTACGACTACGACCGCTCGGGCAACCCGAGTCGCACCGACGGCTCGTTCTCCCGATCGGTGCTGCCGGAGGCGTTCGGTCCGGCGACCTACGACGCGGCGAACCGGCTGCGCACCGCCGGGAGCGCCACCGCCGGGTACGACGCCGACGGCAACCTGCTCTTCGACGGCACCACCTCGTACACCTGGAACTCACGCGGTCAGCTCGCAGGACTCTCGGCACCGGGGAAGTCGGCGTCGTTCACCTACGCGGCCGACGGACGACGGATCGGACGAACGATCGACGGCACCACCACCAACTACCTGTACGACGGGGACAACCCGTTGCAGGAGAAGGTGGACGGCACCACCTCGGCGACCGTCACCAGCGCCGGAACCGACGCGTTCACCATCCGGGAAAGCGGTGGAGGGACCCGTCGGCACCTGGTCGACGCCCTCGGCAGCACCGTCGCCCTCGTGGACGGCACGGGAGTCGGTGCGGCGTATTCGTACGAACCGTTCGGACGCACCTACAAGTCCGGCGACGACGTCGGGAACTCCTTCGAGTTCACGAATCGGGAGAACGACGGCACTGGTCTCCACTTCCACCGCGCCCGCTACTACAGCCCGGCCCTCCAGCGGTTCATCAGTGAAGACCCGATCGGCTTCGACGGCGGGATCAACCTCCACGCCTACGTGGGCAACAAGCCCACCGAGCTGACCGACCCGGCGGGCGAGGACGCGAAGCAGATCCACTACCGGGGTCGCTACAACATCGACCTCTGGGAGAAGAACAAGCCGAAGCTGCCCAAGAACTGGGACGCGCACCACCGGATCCCGCAGGAGTACCGCAACCACCCGGAGTTCAAGGACTTCGACTTCGACGCGCCGAGCAACATCCTCGGTGTGCCGGGCAGCCGCGTCCCGGGACCGGTCACGAACGTGCACCAGCACATCACGAACGCCTGGAGGGACTTCCGGGTGCAGAACCCCAACGCGACCCGTGCGGAAATCGAGGCGTTCGCCGAACGGGTGGACGCGCAGTTCGAAGGTTTCTGGTGGTACAGGTGA
- a CDS encoding SMI1/KNR4 family protein, with protein MTGFDYDGWRAEMAHAINHLLRHFQARFGYPPDEQTLGGPAAADELARASGVLPEQLLTFYRHVSEVDLPDVFNGFFIHPLNTVLANLPDPLTPKHAPGLTESPLVVFGSDGGGTLFALGTEDGVVYVLPVGEIRDGAYLGGGAEPGRAVFQDLSDFLGWLLHAVRGVAEGDLEKAVYPG; from the coding sequence ATGACCGGTTTCGACTACGACGGCTGGCGCGCGGAAATGGCCCATGCCATCAACCACCTGCTCCGGCACTTCCAGGCGCGGTTCGGCTACCCGCCCGACGAACAGACGCTCGGCGGTCCCGCGGCGGCGGACGAGTTGGCGAGGGCATCGGGTGTCTTGCCCGAGCAGTTGCTGACCTTTTACCGACACGTGAGCGAGGTGGACCTGCCCGACGTCTTCAACGGGTTCTTCATCCACCCGCTGAACACCGTGTTGGCGAACCTGCCCGACCCGCTGACGCCCAAACACGCACCAGGGTTGACCGAATCGCCATTGGTCGTGTTCGGCAGTGATGGCGGTGGAACGCTGTTCGCGTTGGGCACCGAAGACGGAGTCGTGTACGTGCTACCGGTCGGCGAGATCCGCGACGGCGCCTACCTGGGCGGTGGCGCGGAGCCCGGCCGTGCGGTGTTCCAGGACTTGTCGGATTTCCTGGGTTGGCTGCTGCACGCGGTGCGAGGTGTCGCCGAGGGCGACCTGGAGAAGGCGGTGTACCCGGGCTGA
- a CDS encoding UvrD-helicase domain-containing protein — protein sequence MAEVLSLLGSWRRIALTGGGRATVSAATTSAADSSTRPAGLTNPRPGRLADSRTSDSLKKVLMALTPTPEQSDARDVFATGRDLALVAGAGTGKTATLVLMAATTRQRGLYVAFNKAIADEADTRFGGNVRCRTAHSLAYQAVGSRYQERLRSQTHLPASQTARKLGITRDLRVGTHLVKINHQARLVMGMIRRFCYSIDKHVMARHLEPVTGLDGDGQDYLARTLLPYATRAWEDIRSDRGTLRFEHDHYLKMWALTNPVLPGDFIMLDEAQDTNPVLEEIFLKQSAQRICVGDPAQQIYGWRDARDVMTGFPAKTLHLTESFRFGPRIAEEANRWLRHAESPLKLTGRGPRESRIGAVSNPDVVLCRGNADAMQEVMAYLDQGVSVALTGGGDTIRRVASAAEELKAGRRTSHPELFLFTSWGEVQDYVENDKAGQDLKSIVKLVDKYGPEEVLRAVDRLSAEGDAKVVVSTAHKAKGREWATVRIGPGFDAPSVDDDGLQRGINTAEARLIYVAVTRARLVLDLEGVSWINEYEKGSATRTTPLAALSLTGQLRRPDSPIARFMADHLPTTADLLRDYHKHLATLPHPVQPIDVRYPDWSGIGHTIDYRLRLSFGGHLGPAVSLGVNLLAGTDQLRGAPPASSRRALSVVGEELLATIDAHLTGSTAQDSNTLTRLCYVAASFEDIYRTGQVRRYSMLSGRDARTTLAELVASVPPYVVEDVRAQLALADQPLAGLRALPPSTKVCGPVFAGSDDVPADADYILGGLLLDCKSTKDPHRLGRDELHQLAGYLLLDYDNHYAIDRVGLYLSRQGGLIVWSVEDFLTKLGARAPLALLRARLRTHLRQELRAQGPRQ from the coding sequence ATGGCCGAAGTGCTGTCGCTGCTCGGGTCCTGGCGTCGAATCGCCCTGACCGGCGGCGGCAGGGCGACCGTCTCGGCCGCGACAACGTCAGCTGCCGATTCCTCGACTCGCCCTGCCGGCCTGACCAACCCGCGTCCAGGTCGTCTGGCAGATTCACGAACGTCGGATTCTCTGAAGAAGGTGTTGATGGCGCTCACGCCAACCCCTGAGCAAAGCGATGCCCGGGACGTCTTCGCCACTGGCCGCGATCTCGCATTGGTCGCGGGCGCCGGGACGGGCAAGACCGCCACGCTGGTCCTGATGGCCGCGACCACCCGCCAGCGCGGCTTGTACGTGGCCTTCAACAAGGCGATCGCCGACGAGGCTGACACCCGGTTCGGCGGCAACGTGCGGTGCCGCACCGCACACTCCCTGGCCTATCAGGCCGTCGGCAGCCGGTACCAGGAGCGATTACGCTCACAGACCCACCTCCCGGCTTCGCAGACGGCCCGGAAGTTGGGAATCACCCGAGACCTCCGCGTCGGTACGCACCTCGTCAAGATCAACCACCAGGCTCGTCTGGTGATGGGCATGATCCGCAGGTTCTGCTACTCGATCGACAAGCACGTCATGGCCCGCCACCTGGAACCGGTCACCGGCCTCGACGGCGACGGCCAGGACTATCTGGCTCGAACCCTCCTCCCGTACGCGACGCGCGCGTGGGAGGACATCCGCTCCGACCGCGGCACCCTTCGGTTCGAACACGACCACTACCTCAAGATGTGGGCGCTCACCAACCCGGTCCTTCCCGGGGACTTCATCATGCTGGACGAAGCCCAGGACACCAACCCGGTGCTCGAAGAGATCTTCCTCAAGCAAAGCGCCCAACGGATCTGCGTCGGGGATCCGGCCCAGCAGATCTACGGCTGGCGCGACGCTCGCGACGTGATGACCGGATTCCCGGCCAAAACCCTGCACCTCACCGAGTCGTTCCGGTTCGGCCCTCGGATCGCGGAGGAGGCCAACCGCTGGCTGCGTCACGCCGAGTCACCGCTGAAACTGACCGGCCGCGGTCCCCGCGAGTCCAGGATCGGCGCGGTGAGCAACCCCGATGTGGTGCTGTGCCGGGGAAACGCCGACGCCATGCAGGAGGTCATGGCGTACCTAGACCAAGGCGTATCGGTCGCCCTGACCGGAGGCGGCGACACCATCCGGCGCGTCGCCTCCGCCGCTGAGGAGTTGAAGGCGGGCCGGAGGACCAGCCACCCGGAGCTGTTCCTGTTCACCTCGTGGGGCGAGGTGCAGGACTACGTCGAGAACGACAAAGCCGGGCAGGACTTGAAGTCGATCGTGAAGCTGGTCGACAAGTACGGCCCGGAAGAGGTCCTGCGCGCCGTGGACAGGCTGTCGGCCGAGGGCGACGCGAAGGTCGTGGTTTCCACCGCGCACAAGGCGAAAGGCCGCGAGTGGGCGACTGTCCGCATTGGGCCGGGTTTCGACGCCCCGTCCGTCGACGACGACGGCCTGCAGAGGGGCATCAACACCGCCGAGGCTCGTCTGATCTACGTCGCGGTCACCCGAGCCCGACTCGTCTTGGACCTCGAAGGCGTCTCGTGGATCAACGAGTACGAGAAGGGCTCGGCGACCCGCACCACGCCATTGGCCGCGCTCAGCCTCACCGGCCAACTGCGCCGACCCGACTCACCCATCGCCCGCTTCATGGCCGATCACCTACCCACCACCGCCGACCTGCTGCGCGACTACCACAAGCACTTGGCCACCCTGCCCCATCCGGTGCAACCCATCGACGTCCGGTACCCGGACTGGTCCGGCATCGGCCACACCATCGACTACCGCCTCCGCCTGTCCTTCGGCGGTCACCTCGGCCCCGCGGTCTCACTCGGTGTGAACCTCTTGGCAGGCACCGATCAGCTGCGCGGCGCGCCGCCGGCCTCCTCGAGGCGAGCGCTGTCCGTTGTCGGCGAAGAACTCTTGGCGACGATCGACGCCCACCTGACCGGCTCCACCGCCCAGGACAGCAACACCTTGACCAGGTTGTGTTACGTCGCCGCGTCGTTCGAAGACATCTACCGCACCGGCCAGGTCCGCCGCTACAGCATGCTTTCCGGCCGCGACGCCAGGACCACCCTCGCGGAGCTCGTCGCCAGCGTGCCACCCTACGTAGTGGAGGACGTCCGCGCCCAACTGGCCTTGGCCGACCAGCCTCTGGCCGGACTCCGGGCCCTGCCACCATCGACCAAGGTGTGCGGCCCGGTGTTCGCCGGAAGCGACGACGTACCGGCGGACGCCGACTACATCCTGGGAGGCCTGCTACTGGACTGCAAGTCCACAAAGGACCCTCATCGACTCGGTCGCGACGAACTCCACCAACTGGCGGGTTACCTGCTGCTGGACTACGACAACCACTACGCGATCGACAGAGTGGGCCTCTACCTGTCGCGCCAAGGCGGTCTAATCGTGTGGAGCGTAGAGGACTTTCTCACCAAGTTGGGCGCAAGAGCACCACTGGCCCTTCTACGAGCGCGCTTGCGCACACACCTGCGCCAGGAACTGAGAGCTCAAGGTCCACGCCAGTGA
- a CDS encoding YcxB family protein gives MTITVPYDERLFKRTTQFLLRPQLNRLYVLGAVLVALGVAMLTLTTIDKVVGVVCVILGPLLVFRIGRVTAAQALEAQWSATRAAFNLVIDDQWVSIAYPLAQMRCHWETLARVVEKPDVWYLMFTKSQAVPLPKNLMTPEQQAEFAALAAARTSVVPLRRAPAQRA, from the coding sequence ATGACGATCACGGTGCCGTACGACGAGCGCCTGTTCAAGCGCACGACCCAGTTCCTGCTCCGTCCGCAGCTCAACCGGCTCTACGTGCTGGGTGCGGTGCTCGTCGCGCTTGGCGTCGCCATGCTGACCCTGACGACGATCGACAAGGTGGTGGGGGTCGTCTGTGTGATCCTCGGCCCCCTGCTGGTGTTCCGCATCGGGCGGGTCACGGCCGCCCAGGCGCTGGAGGCGCAGTGGTCGGCCACTCGGGCCGCGTTCAACCTGGTGATCGACGACCAGTGGGTGAGCATCGCGTACCCGCTGGCCCAGATGCGGTGCCACTGGGAGACGCTGGCGCGGGTCGTGGAGAAGCCCGACGTCTGGTACCTGATGTTCACCAAGTCGCAGGCCGTCCCGCTGCCCAAGAACCTCATGACCCCGGAGCAGCAGGCCGAGTTCGCCGCCCTCGCCGCCGCGCGGACGTCGGTGGTCCCGCTACGGCGCGCGCCGGCCCAGCGCGCGTGA